One Nocardioides aromaticivorans genomic window carries:
- a CDS encoding aspartate kinase, whose protein sequence is MGIVVQKYGGSSVADAAGIKRVAQRIVNTKKAGHQVVVVVSAMGDTTDELIDLANEVSPLPPARELDMLLTAGERISMAVLAMAIQNLGHEARSFTGSQAGVITDAEHGRAKIIDVTPGRIEAAIGEGAIAIVAGFQGVSQTTKDITTLGRGGSDTTAVALAVALEADVCEIYSDVDGIFTADPRIEPRARKVPRISYEETLEMAAQGAKILHLRCVEYARRYGMPIHVRSSFSEKEGTWVVKAEDVVQEEGSMEAAIITGVAHDRSQAKITVVGVPDKPGEAAAIFRAVAEAQINIDMIVQNVSAAATSLTDISFTLPRGEGQTAMTALSRLQETVGFDSLQYDDSVGKVSIVGAGMSSSPGISARFFEALSEAGVNIEMISTSEIRVSVVVAETQVEAAVNAAHAAFDLGSDEIEAVVYGGTGR, encoded by the coding sequence GTGGGCATTGTCGTGCAGAAGTACGGCGGCTCGTCGGTCGCCGATGCCGCCGGCATCAAGCGCGTCGCGCAGCGCATCGTCAACACCAAGAAGGCCGGCCACCAGGTCGTCGTCGTGGTCTCGGCGATGGGGGACACGACGGACGAGCTGATCGACCTCGCCAACGAGGTCTCCCCGCTCCCGCCGGCCCGTGAGCTCGACATGCTGCTGACGGCCGGCGAGCGGATCTCGATGGCCGTGCTGGCCATGGCGATCCAGAACCTCGGCCACGAGGCGCGCTCCTTCACGGGCTCGCAGGCCGGCGTGATCACCGACGCCGAGCACGGCCGCGCGAAGATCATCGACGTCACGCCGGGCCGCATCGAGGCCGCGATCGGCGAGGGCGCGATCGCGATCGTCGCCGGCTTCCAGGGCGTCTCGCAGACGACCAAGGACATCACCACGCTGGGCCGCGGCGGCTCCGACACGACCGCCGTCGCGCTCGCGGTGGCGCTCGAGGCCGACGTGTGCGAGATCTACTCCGACGTCGACGGCATCTTCACCGCCGACCCCCGCATCGAGCCGCGCGCCCGCAAGGTGCCCCGGATCTCCTACGAGGAGACCCTCGAGATGGCCGCGCAGGGCGCCAAGATCCTGCACCTGCGGTGCGTCGAGTACGCCCGCCGCTACGGCATGCCCATCCACGTCCGGTCCTCCTTCTCCGAGAAGGAGGGCACCTGGGTCGTCAAGGCCGAGGATGTTGTTCAGGAGGAAGGCTCCATGGAAGCCGCAATCATCACCGGGGTCGCCCACGACCGCAGCCAGGCCAAGATCACCGTGGTCGGGGTCCCGGACAAGCCGGGCGAGGCGGCCGCGATCTTTCGCGCCGTCGCCGAGGCGCAGATCAACATCGACATGATCGTGCAGAACGTGTCGGCCGCGGCGACCAGCCTCACCGACATCTCGTTCACGCTGCCGCGCGGCGAGGGCCAGACCGCCATGACGGCGCTCTCCCGCCTCCAGGAGACCGTCGGCTTCGACAGCCTCCAGTACGACGACAGCGTCGGCAAGGTGTCCATCGTGGGCGCCGGCATGAGCTCCTCGCCGGGCATCTCGGCGCGCTTCTTCGAGGCGCTGTCGGAGGCGGGCGTCAACATCGAGATGATCTCCACCTCGGAGATCCGCGTCTCGGTCGTCGTGGCCGAGACCCAGGTCGAGGCGGCCGTCAACGCCGCCCACGCCGCCTTCGACCTCGGCTCCGACGAGATCGAGGCCGTGGTCTACGGAGGTACCGGACGATGA
- a CDS encoding DUF5063 domain-containing protein produces MSDNTSTEQLPGLAALEALIAVETETVRLADDIAASVTSFLEGLRVVAAEATGGQAVSLLLLQISQISLTGARLGVQRDFAPRDEFQPDDGPDPEDVDELRLQLAELLGDLDTYSYVFDPYQPEIVEGLLSDDLTSIAADLAIGVRHYEAGDVEEALWWWQFSYVSSWGTLAGAAMKALLSVVAHDRLDVDLDTTQELALVEAAAAVLDSAENA; encoded by the coding sequence ATGAGCGACAACACCAGCACCGAGCAGCTCCCGGGCCTGGCGGCCCTCGAGGCGCTGATCGCCGTGGAGACCGAGACCGTGCGCCTCGCGGACGACATCGCCGCGTCGGTCACCTCCTTCCTCGAGGGCCTGCGGGTCGTGGCGGCGGAGGCGACGGGCGGCCAGGCCGTGTCCCTGCTGCTGCTCCAGATCAGCCAGATCTCGCTGACGGGCGCCCGGCTGGGCGTGCAGCGCGACTTCGCGCCGCGCGACGAGTTCCAGCCCGACGACGGACCGGACCCGGAGGACGTCGACGAGCTCCGCCTCCAGCTGGCCGAGCTCCTCGGCGACCTGGACACCTACAGCTACGTCTTCGACCCCTACCAGCCCGAGATCGTCGAGGGCCTGCTCTCCGACGACCTCACCAGCATCGCCGCCGACCTCGCGATCGGGGTGCGCCACTACGAGGCGGGCGACGTGGAGGAGGCGCTTTGGTGGTGGCAGTTCTCCTACGTCTCCTCGTGGGGCACGCTCGCCGGCGCGGCCATGAAGGCGCTGCTCTCCGTGGTGGCCCACGACCGGCTCGACGTCGACCTCGACACCACCCAGGAGCTCGCCCTGGTCGAGGCCGCGGCCGCGGTGCTGGACAGCGCCGAAAACGCCTAG
- the recR gene encoding recombination mediator RecR, whose amino-acid sequence MYEGVVQDLIDELGRLPGVGPKSAQRIAFHLLQADPVDVRRLADVLIEVKDKVKFCSICFNVAEDDQCRICRDPRRDPSVLCVVEEYKDVVAIERTREFRGRYHVLGGAISPIDGIGPEQLHIRELLTRLGDGAVTEVILATDPNLEGEATATYLTRMLGPLGLRVTRLASGLPVGGDLEYADEVTLGRAFVGRQTAT is encoded by the coding sequence GTGTACGAAGGCGTCGTCCAGGACCTCATCGACGAGCTCGGCCGCCTGCCGGGCGTGGGTCCGAAGAGCGCCCAGCGGATCGCGTTCCACCTGCTCCAGGCCGACCCGGTCGACGTACGACGCCTGGCGGACGTGCTGATCGAGGTCAAGGACAAGGTCAAGTTCTGCAGCATCTGCTTCAACGTGGCCGAGGACGACCAGTGCCGGATCTGCCGTGACCCGCGGCGCGACCCGTCGGTGCTGTGCGTCGTCGAGGAGTACAAGGACGTCGTCGCGATCGAGCGCACGCGCGAGTTCCGCGGGCGCTACCACGTCCTCGGCGGCGCGATCTCGCCGATCGACGGCATCGGACCCGAGCAGCTGCACATCCGCGAGCTGCTCACCCGGCTCGGCGACGGGGCCGTCACGGAGGTGATCCTCGCGACCGATCCCAACCTCGAGGGCGAGGCGACGGCGACGTACCTCACGCGCATGCTCGGACCGCTGGGCTTGCGCGTGACACGTTTGGCCAGTGGACTTCCGGTGGGAGGAGACCTGGAGTACGCCGACGAGGTCACCTTGGGTCGGGCATTCGTGGGAAGGCAGACAGCGACATGA
- a CDS encoding WhiB family transcriptional regulator: protein MWVDDWAPRAACREGQPDQLFVRGAEQNKAKQVCAGCAVRTECLAEALDNQIEWGVWGGMTERERRALLRRRPSASWRKVLEDARDRQGTATV, encoded by the coding sequence ATGTGGGTTGATGATTGGGCGCCTCGTGCCGCTTGCCGTGAAGGCCAGCCGGACCAGCTCTTCGTGAGGGGCGCAGAACAGAACAAGGCAAAGCAGGTGTGCGCGGGTTGCGCCGTCCGCACGGAGTGCCTCGCCGAGGCGCTCGACAACCAGATCGAGTGGGGTGTCTGGGGTGGCATGACGGAGCGGGAGCGCCGCGCGCTGCTGCGCCGCCGCCCGAGCGCGTCGTGGCGCAAGGTCCTGGAGGACGCGCGCGACCGCCAGGGCACCGCGACCGTCTGA
- a CDS encoding metallophosphoesterase — MGFVRALLRTAALGGLAGAGVTSYALWEARQYTVRRYDVRVLPAGMQPLRVLHLTDIHMTPGQTRKQEWLRSLAALSPDLVIDTGDNLAHRRAVPVVLDSLGPLLDVPGVFVHGSNDYFEPGLRNPFGYLLPDDGKRYDHTPQLPWRELSAGLAGAGWLDLTNRRAGLTVGEATLAFAGVDDPHLSYDDLPAVAGPADATADLRLAVAHAPYLRVLDQFAADGYDAIVAGHTHGGQVRLPLPGGSRAYATNCDLEPARARGLSRHPADSRPGDPGSSWLEVSAGIGTNPYSRVRIACRPEAVLLTLLPVG, encoded by the coding sequence ATGGGATTCGTGCGCGCGCTGCTCCGCACCGCCGCGCTGGGCGGGCTCGCCGGCGCCGGGGTGACGTCGTACGCCCTGTGGGAGGCGCGGCAGTACACCGTGCGGAGGTACGACGTCCGGGTGCTGCCCGCCGGCATGCAGCCACTGCGCGTGCTGCACCTGACCGACATCCACATGACGCCCGGCCAGACCCGCAAGCAGGAGTGGCTGCGCTCGCTCGCGGCCCTCTCCCCCGACCTGGTCATCGACACCGGCGACAACCTCGCCCACCGGCGCGCGGTGCCCGTCGTCCTCGACAGCCTCGGGCCGCTGCTCGACGTCCCCGGGGTGTTCGTGCACGGCTCGAACGACTACTTCGAGCCCGGCCTGCGCAACCCGTTCGGCTACCTGCTGCCCGATGACGGCAAGCGCTACGACCACACGCCCCAGCTGCCCTGGCGCGAGCTCAGCGCCGGCCTCGCCGGCGCCGGCTGGTTGGACCTGACCAACCGCCGCGCGGGCCTCACCGTCGGTGAGGCGACGCTCGCCTTCGCGGGCGTCGACGACCCGCACCTGTCCTACGACGACCTGCCCGCCGTCGCGGGCCCCGCCGACGCCACGGCCGACCTGCGGCTCGCGGTCGCCCACGCGCCGTACCTGCGGGTGCTGGACCAGTTCGCCGCCGACGGGTACGACGCCATCGTCGCCGGCCACACCCACGGCGGCCAGGTCCGGCTGCCCCTGCCCGGCGGCTCCCGCGCGTACGCCACCAACTGCGACCTCGAGCCCGCCCGGGCCCGCGGGCTGAGCCGCCACCCGGCCGACTCGCGTCCGGGCGACCCCGGGTCGTCGTGGCTGGAGGTGTCGGCGGGCATCGGCACGAACCCCTACAGCCGGGTCCGGATCGCCTGCCGGCCCGAGGCCGTGCTCCTGACGCTGCTGCCGGTGGGCTGA
- a CDS encoding YbaB/EbfC family nucleoid-associated protein, with protein sequence MSQNPFDALGGGGGLDLGALMQQAQQMQQQLVEAQQRLAEATVDGSVAGGAVSVTITGAGELTAVTIKPEALDSTDADALADLGDLVVAAFRDARAKADELAEELIGPFGALGADLGGGLPGLGGPGGAPGQLGF encoded by the coding sequence ATGAGCCAGAACCCGTTCGACGCACTGGGCGGAGGCGGCGGCCTCGACCTGGGCGCGCTGATGCAGCAGGCGCAGCAGATGCAGCAGCAGCTGGTCGAGGCGCAGCAGCGCCTCGCCGAGGCGACGGTCGACGGCTCCGTCGCCGGCGGCGCCGTGAGCGTCACCATCACCGGCGCCGGCGAGCTGACCGCCGTGACGATCAAGCCCGAGGCCCTCGACAGCACCGACGCCGACGCGCTGGCCGACCTCGGCGACCTGGTCGTGGCGGCCTTCCGCGACGCCCGCGCCAAGGCGGACGAGCTGGCGGAGGAGCTGATCGGACCGTTCGGCGCGCTCGGCGCCGACCTGGGTGGCGGCCTGCCGGGCCTGGGCGGACCGGGCGGCGCGCCCGGCCAGCTCGGCTTCTGA
- a CDS encoding DNA polymerase III subunit gamma and tau encodes MDSPLALYRRYRPETFAEVIGQEHVTEPLRAALAGNRVNHAYLFSGPRGCGKTTSARILARALNCERAPIADPCGECESCRDLARNGPGSIDVIEIDAASHGGVDDARDLREKAFFAPVKSRYKVYIIDEAHMVTTQGFNALLKLVEEPPPHLRFIFATTEPEKVIPTIRSRTHHYPFRLIPPRLLTSYLTELCDREGVSIEAAALPLVVRAGAGSARDTLSVLDQLLGGAGPQGVTYELASGLLGYTPDTLLDDVVSAFASGDGSAVFGVVDKVIETGQDPRRFTEDLLRRLRDLVILSAVPDAAASGLLDVSGDQADRLVAQAAAFGRAELTRAADLVAAGLTDMRGATAPRLLLELICARILLPAADHTTEGVMARLDRLERRASISGTTSAESAPVAAPVAPAQDRPAPSRAERAAPERTEDRPAPAPTPAASPVAEPEPVAQTPVAPTPSAPTPVAPTPVERPVEPEPAPEPVAAAPAPTPAAPAPAPAAAAPSGGLTLVDIRRLWPAVIDRVKGVKRVTWIHLTQNSQVVGFDNNVIALGFQSDGPRRSFESGGHSDIVQQAVIDEIGAKVRIDAIIDPSAVPGGTPPPAAPAAPAAQQAPAAPAADARAAAPADDGWASAPPPSDDPPPWAVPGDQAPPADAAPSEPTPRRPRMADIQAREGELADAPPEDPDAHARFDDADVDAESSAELLARELGAQMIEEIPRGG; translated from the coding sequence GACCTTCGCCGAGGTGATCGGCCAGGAGCACGTGACCGAGCCGCTGCGGGCTGCGCTCGCCGGCAACCGGGTCAACCACGCCTATCTCTTCTCCGGCCCACGCGGCTGCGGCAAGACCACGAGCGCCCGGATCCTCGCCCGTGCGCTCAACTGCGAGCGGGCGCCGATCGCCGACCCGTGCGGCGAGTGCGAGAGCTGTCGCGACCTGGCCCGCAACGGCCCGGGCTCGATCGACGTCATCGAGATCGACGCCGCGTCCCACGGTGGCGTGGACGACGCCCGCGACCTGCGCGAGAAGGCCTTCTTCGCGCCCGTGAAGAGCCGCTACAAGGTCTACATCATCGACGAGGCCCACATGGTCACGACGCAGGGCTTCAACGCCCTGCTGAAGCTCGTCGAGGAGCCGCCGCCGCACCTGCGCTTCATCTTCGCGACCACCGAGCCCGAGAAGGTCATCCCGACCATCCGCTCGCGCACCCACCACTACCCGTTCCGGCTGATCCCGCCGCGGCTGCTGACGTCGTACCTCACCGAGCTGTGCGACCGCGAGGGCGTCTCCATCGAGGCGGCCGCGCTGCCGCTCGTCGTCCGCGCCGGCGCCGGCTCCGCGCGCGACACCCTCTCGGTGCTCGACCAGCTGCTCGGTGGCGCCGGCCCCCAGGGCGTCACCTACGAGCTGGCCAGCGGGCTGCTCGGCTACACCCCCGACACCCTCCTCGACGACGTCGTGTCGGCGTTCGCGAGCGGCGACGGCTCCGCCGTGTTCGGCGTCGTCGACAAGGTCATCGAGACCGGCCAGGACCCGCGCCGGTTCACCGAGGACCTGCTGCGCCGGCTGCGCGACCTGGTGATCCTCTCCGCCGTCCCGGACGCCGCCGCCTCCGGCCTGCTCGACGTGTCCGGCGACCAGGCCGACCGCCTGGTCGCGCAGGCCGCCGCGTTCGGCCGAGCCGAGCTCACCCGCGCCGCCGACCTGGTCGCCGCCGGCCTCACCGACATGCGCGGCGCGACCGCGCCCCGGCTGCTGCTCGAGCTGATCTGCGCGCGGATCCTGCTGCCGGCCGCCGACCACACGACCGAGGGTGTGATGGCCCGCCTCGACCGGCTCGAGCGCCGCGCGTCGATCAGCGGTACGACGTCCGCTGAGTCCGCCCCCGTCGCCGCCCCGGTCGCGCCGGCCCAGGACCGGCCGGCGCCGTCCCGCGCCGAGCGGGCCGCGCCCGAGCGGACCGAGGACCGGCCGGCCCCGGCTCCGACCCCGGCCGCCAGCCCCGTCGCCGAGCCGGAGCCCGTGGCCCAGACCCCGGTGGCCCCGACCCCGTCCGCCCCGACCCCGGTGGCCCCGACCCCGGTGGAGCGCCCGGTGGAGCCGGAGCCGGCTCCGGAGCCCGTGGCCGCCGCCCCGGCCCCGACCCCGGCCGCGCCCGCTCCCGCCCCCGCCGCTGCGGCGCCGTCCGGCGGACTCACCCTGGTCGACATCCGCCGGCTCTGGCCGGCGGTCATCGACCGGGTCAAGGGCGTCAAGCGGGTCACCTGGATCCACCTGACCCAGAACTCCCAGGTCGTCGGCTTCGACAACAACGTCATCGCGCTCGGCTTCCAGTCCGACGGGCCGCGCCGGTCCTTCGAGTCCGGCGGGCACTCCGACATCGTCCAGCAGGCGGTGATCGACGAGATCGGTGCCAAGGTCCGCATCGACGCGATCATCGACCCGTCGGCGGTCCCCGGCGGGACCCCGCCCCCGGCCGCCCCCGCGGCTCCGGCCGCGCAGCAGGCGCCGGCCGCTCCCGCCGCCGACGCGCGCGCGGCGGCGCCGGCCGACGACGGCTGGGCATCGGCGCCCCCGCCGTCCGACGACCCGCCGCCGTGGGCCGTCCCGGGCGACCAGGCGCCGCCCGCGGACGCCGCGCCGTCGGAGCCGACCCCGCGCCGTCCCCGGATGGCCGACATCCAGGCGCGCGAGGGCGAGCTCGCCGACGCCCCGCCCGAGGACCCCGACGCGCACGCCCGCTTCGACGACGCCGACGTCGACGCCGAGTCCAGCGCCGAGCTGCTCGCGCGCGAGCTCGGCGCCCAGATGATCGAGGAGATCCCGCGCGGCGGCTGA
- a CDS encoding aspartate-semialdehyde dehydrogenase, translated as MSINIGVVGATGQVGVAMRQILLERNLPVGEIRFFSSARSAGKVLQFGDREVVVEDAETADPTGLDVALFSAGATASRALVPRFVDAGVIVVDNSSAFRKDPAIPLVVSEVNPEAAAEVIAAGRGIIANPNCTTMAAMPVLKPLHEEAGLVRLIASTYQAVSGSGIAGVEELATGVAAAGDKARELAYDGEAVAFPEPGVYKRTIAYNVLPFAGNLVDDGLNETDEEQKLRNESRKILGIPDLRVSGLCVRVPVFTGHSLAINAEFERPLTPARAQELLATAPGVELAEIPNPLAAAGKDPSYVGRIRQDPGVDGDRGLALFVSNDNLRKGAALNTVQIAELIAASR; from the coding sequence ATGAGCATCAACATCGGCGTCGTCGGCGCGACCGGCCAGGTCGGCGTCGCGATGCGCCAGATCCTCCTCGAGCGGAACCTCCCGGTCGGCGAGATCCGCTTCTTCTCCTCGGCCCGCTCGGCCGGCAAGGTGCTGCAGTTCGGCGACCGCGAGGTCGTCGTCGAGGACGCCGAGACCGCCGACCCGACCGGGCTCGACGTCGCGCTGTTCTCCGCCGGCGCCACCGCGTCGCGTGCCCTGGTGCCCCGGTTCGTCGACGCCGGCGTGATCGTCGTCGACAACTCCTCGGCCTTCCGCAAGGACCCCGCCATCCCGCTGGTCGTCTCCGAGGTCAACCCGGAGGCCGCCGCCGAGGTGATCGCCGCCGGCCGCGGCATCATCGCCAACCCCAACTGCACCACCATGGCCGCGATGCCGGTCCTGAAGCCGCTGCACGAGGAGGCCGGCCTGGTCCGGCTGATCGCGTCGACGTACCAGGCCGTCTCCGGCTCCGGCATCGCCGGCGTCGAGGAGCTGGCCACCGGCGTCGCCGCGGCCGGCGACAAGGCCCGCGAGCTCGCGTACGACGGCGAGGCGGTCGCCTTCCCCGAGCCGGGCGTCTACAAGAGGACCATCGCCTACAACGTGCTGCCGTTCGCCGGCAACCTCGTCGACGACGGCCTCAACGAGACCGACGAGGAGCAGAAGCTCCGCAACGAGTCCCGCAAGATCCTCGGCATCCCCGACCTGCGGGTCTCCGGCCTGTGCGTCCGCGTCCCCGTCTTCACCGGCCACTCGCTGGCGATCAACGCCGAGTTCGAGCGGCCGCTGACCCCGGCCCGCGCGCAGGAGCTGCTCGCGACCGCGCCGGGTGTCGAGCTCGCCGAGATCCCGAACCCGCTCGCCGCCGCCGGCAAGGACCCGTCGTACGTCGGCCGGATCCGCCAGGACCCGGGCGTGGACGGCGACCGGGGCCTCGCACTGTTCGTCTCCAACGACAACCTGCGCAAGGGTGCCGCGCTCAACACGGTGCAGATCGCGGAGCTGATCGCGGCGTCGCGCTGA
- a CDS encoding GatB/YqeY domain-containing protein, translated as MSTLKDRLRTDLTTAMKARDDVRSSTLRMILTAVTNAEVAGKVAKELTDDEVLTVLSSEAKKRREAAVAFEEGNRPESAAKERAEAAVIQDYLPEQLGPEEIAAVVAAAVEKLGAAGAGPKAMGQVMGIVTPQVKGRADGAAVAAEVRRQLG; from the coding sequence ATGAGCACCCTCAAGGACCGCCTCCGCACCGACCTGACCACCGCCATGAAGGCTCGTGACGACGTCCGGTCCTCGACCCTGCGGATGATCCTCACCGCGGTGACGAACGCCGAGGTCGCCGGCAAGGTCGCCAAGGAGCTCACCGACGACGAGGTGCTGACCGTGCTGTCCAGCGAGGCGAAGAAGCGCCGCGAGGCCGCGGTCGCCTTCGAGGAGGGCAACCGGCCCGAGAGCGCCGCGAAGGAGCGCGCCGAGGCCGCGGTCATCCAGGACTACCTGCCCGAGCAGCTCGGCCCCGAGGAGATCGCCGCGGTCGTCGCCGCCGCCGTCGAGAAGCTCGGCGCCGCCGGTGCCGGCCCGAAGGCGATGGGCCAGGTGATGGGCATCGTCACGCCGCAGGTCAAGGGACGGGCCGACGGTGCGGCCGTCGCCGCGGAGGTACGCCGCCAGCTCGGCTGA
- a CDS encoding transglycosylase domain-containing protein, translating into MSKTRFDGLPPGKVLSHLGVMLLVSAVLGVVVSGLAIPFAGVAGFSARNVAESVDELPQELETEQLPQRTEIQDKSGKVIATLYDQNRVNVPLRQISRTMVEAIVAIEDYRFYQHGALDLKGTLRALFTNQAAGGVTQGGSSITQQLVKLTLITQANGDEEAIKAAKEDSYGRKLKELRYAIALEKRHSKDWILERYLNTAYFGDGAYGVQAAAQHYFSTNAKDLNLRQSALLAGLVQSPEAYNPTRNAAQAKVRRNVVLQRMAQLSVITDAEADKTVAMKLGLKVQDQPNGCVNSRAQFFCDYVVRWLMTDPALGETADERERLIFNGGLTIKTTVDMGFQRAAQDSVSAHVFKGDAAIGGLALVEPRTGNVRALAQSRPMGKGKGETFLNYTVPKRYGDASGFQPGSTFKAFVLAAAVNQDIPLTRTFPAPSERGFAENSFETCDGPYQSGATWTVHNSTSASANPNLYEGTQKSVNTFFAALEQETGICEPWKLARAMGIDLAKEWQKPAFTLGIADVSPLDMAQAYATFAGRGLHCSPRPVTQIEDTDGNVLKEYEKQCTQALPSPVADAVNDVLRGVIEGGFGSALNPGQPAAGKTGTTTGNQAVWFSGYTPNLAGAAVVAGVNKAGHPESLDYKSVGGQTLYTSSGSTTAGPIWGDTFKAIAQWLPDDDFTRPSSSDVAGLLIPVPSVSGLSYEDAKARVEAAGFTAVRGPSRTSGVARGLVAYAYPGDRAGAGDTITLYISSGPKKERKPKGGGGGKPGGGKPGDGNNGRGNG; encoded by the coding sequence ATGTCCAAGACGCGGTTCGACGGCCTGCCGCCCGGCAAGGTGCTCTCCCACCTCGGTGTGATGCTGCTGGTGTCCGCCGTGCTCGGCGTGGTCGTCTCCGGGCTCGCGATCCCCTTCGCCGGCGTCGCCGGGTTCAGCGCGCGCAACGTGGCCGAGTCGGTCGACGAGCTGCCGCAGGAGCTCGAGACCGAGCAGCTGCCGCAGCGCACCGAGATCCAGGACAAGTCGGGCAAGGTCATCGCGACCCTCTACGACCAGAACCGCGTCAACGTCCCGCTCCGCCAGATCTCGCGGACCATGGTCGAGGCGATCGTCGCGATCGAGGACTACCGCTTCTACCAGCACGGCGCGCTCGACCTGAAGGGCACGCTGCGGGCGCTCTTCACCAACCAGGCCGCGGGCGGCGTGACCCAGGGTGGCTCCTCGATCACCCAGCAGCTGGTCAAGCTGACCCTCATCACCCAGGCCAACGGTGACGAGGAGGCCATCAAGGCCGCCAAGGAGGACAGCTACGGCCGCAAGCTCAAGGAGCTGCGCTACGCCATCGCCCTCGAGAAGCGCCACAGCAAGGACTGGATCCTCGAGCGCTACCTCAACACCGCCTACTTCGGTGACGGTGCGTACGGCGTCCAGGCGGCCGCGCAGCACTACTTCAGCACCAACGCCAAGGACCTGAACCTTCGCCAGTCCGCCCTGCTCGCGGGTCTCGTGCAGAGCCCCGAGGCCTACAACCCGACCCGCAACGCCGCCCAGGCCAAGGTCCGCCGCAATGTCGTCCTCCAGCGGATGGCCCAGCTGAGCGTGATCACCGACGCCGAGGCCGACAAGACCGTCGCGATGAAGCTGGGCCTCAAGGTCCAGGACCAGCCCAACGGCTGCGTGAACTCCCGCGCCCAGTTCTTCTGCGACTACGTCGTGCGCTGGCTGATGACCGACCCCGCCCTCGGCGAGACGGCCGACGAGCGCGAGCGGCTGATCTTCAACGGCGGCCTCACCATCAAGACGACCGTCGACATGGGCTTCCAGCGCGCGGCGCAGGACTCCGTCAGTGCCCACGTCTTCAAGGGCGACGCCGCCATCGGCGGCCTGGCGCTGGTCGAGCCACGGACGGGCAACGTCCGGGCCCTCGCCCAGTCGCGGCCGATGGGCAAGGGCAAGGGCGAGACCTTCCTCAACTACACGGTGCCCAAGAGGTACGGCGACGCCTCGGGCTTCCAGCCGGGCTCGACCTTCAAGGCGTTCGTGCTGGCGGCCGCGGTCAACCAGGACATCCCGCTGACCCGCACCTTCCCGGCGCCGAGCGAGCGTGGCTTCGCCGAGAACAGCTTCGAGACCTGCGACGGCCCCTACCAGAGCGGCGCCACCTGGACCGTCCACAACTCGACCAGCGCGTCGGCCAACCCGAACCTCTACGAGGGCACGCAGAAGTCGGTCAACACCTTCTTCGCCGCGCTCGAGCAGGAGACCGGCATCTGCGAGCCGTGGAAGCTGGCCCGCGCGATGGGCATCGACCTCGCGAAGGAGTGGCAGAAGCCGGCGTTCACGCTCGGCATCGCCGACGTCAGCCCGCTGGACATGGCCCAGGCCTACGCGACGTTCGCCGGCCGCGGCCTCCACTGCTCGCCCCGCCCGGTCACCCAGATCGAGGACACCGACGGCAACGTGCTCAAGGAGTACGAGAAGCAGTGCACGCAGGCGCTGCCGAGCCCGGTGGCCGATGCGGTCAACGACGTGCTCCGCGGCGTCATCGAGGGCGGCTTCGGATCCGCCCTCAACCCGGGCCAGCCGGCAGCCGGCAAGACCGGTACGACGACCGGCAACCAGGCGGTCTGGTTCTCCGGCTACACCCCGAACCTCGCCGGCGCCGCCGTCGTCGCCGGGGTCAACAAGGCCGGTCACCCGGAGTCGCTCGACTACAAGTCGGTCGGCGGCCAGACGCTCTACACCTCGTCCGGGTCGACCACGGCGGGCCCGATCTGGGGTGACACCTTCAAGGCGATCGCCCAGTGGCTGCCGGACGACGACTTCACCCGTCCGTCCTCCTCCGACGTGGCCGGGCTGCTGATCCCCGTGCCGTCGGTGAGCGGGCTCAGCTACGAGGACGCCAAGGCCCGGGTCGAGGCGGCCGGGTTCACCGCCGTCCGCGGCCCGTCCCGCACCTCCGGCGTCGCCCGGGGCCTCGTCGCCTACGCCTACCCCGGCGACCGCGCCGGTGCCGGCGACACGATCACGCTCTACATCTCCAGCGGCCCGAAGAAGGAGCGCAAGCCCAAGGGCGGCGGTGGCGGCAAGCCCGGTGGCGGCAAGCCCGGCGACGGCAACAACGGCCGCGGCAACGGCTGA